The genomic window CTGGGGATATCGCGCGCTGGTGATTCCGCACGGGACCGCGTGGGGGATGTACACGCCGCAGGGGTCGAGTTGGGCGAAGCAAGCGACGTTGGCACAGCACGACCCGAAGTGGCAGAAGTTGGTGGAGGTCTACTCCGGCCACGGGAACGCCGAGGAGTTTCGTGACTGGAACTCCGTCACGATCGCGGCGGACGGCACGAAGACGTGCCCTGAGGCGTCGGACACCTACCTCCCCTCGTGTCGGCGTGCGGGAGAGATCATTCGGCAGCGCTGTCTGGACGCGGGCGAGAGCGCTGAGGAGTGTGAGTTGCGCGCGGTCGTGGCGGGCCAGAACTACGTCGACGCGGACATCTCCGGGCATCTGACGGTGCCGGGCGTCGCGCTCGAGGAGTGGCTGGATTCGGGCCAGTGTACGGACTGCTTCCAGCCGGCCTTCAACTTCCGGCCGAAGAGCAGCGTCCAATACATGACGGCGGTCGCTGGCTTCGAAGATCCGAGCGATCCGGTTCGTCTTCGGTTCGGCTTCCTGGCGTCGAGCGATGTCCACTCGTCGCGGCCGGGCACGGGCTACAAGGAATACGAGCGAACGCGGATGACCGAGGCGCGCCTCGGGTCGACCGCGAATACCCCGCTCGGTGGAAGTGATACGCGCCCTTCGGAGCCGCAGTCGATCGCGTTCGATGCCCAGAGGAGCGACATTCCGTTCTTCGCACGCAACGAAGTGGAGCGCGCGGCGTCCTTTTTCGTGACGGGTGGTCTCGTTGCGGTCCATTCGCAAGGGCGGGATCGAGAGGCCGTCTGGGATGCGCTCGATAGTCGCGAGGTCTACGGCACGAGCGGCCCGCGTATCCTCTTGTGGTTCGATCTTCTGAACCCGCCGACGCGCGATCCGGCCCCCATGGGCACCGAGGTCGAGATGGCGGAGGCGCCTGTCTTCGAGGTCCGTGCAGTGGGCTCGTTCGAGCAGAAGCCGGGCTGCGCCGACTCGGCGGTGCGCGCACTCGGAGAAGAGCGGGTCGAGTGGCTCTGTGGCGGAGAGTGCCTGCATCCGTCGGACGAGCGTCGTAAGATCTCTCGAGTTGAGGTCGTACGGATTCGTCCGCAGGTCGAGGCGGGAGAGCCGATCGCGCCTCTCATCGAGGACCCGTGGCAAGTACATCCGTGTCGGGCCGACTCGGAGGGCTGCCGCGTTGTCTTCACGGACCCGGACTTCGCGGCGGCCGGGCGCGACGCGGTCTATTACGTCCGCGCGGTCGAAGAGCCGAGCCTCGCGGTGAACGCGGACAATCTCCGCTGTGAGCGCGACGAGAACGGCAGTTGTCTCGCGGTCCGGCCCTGTGACCCCGAGCCGCTCGATGCGGAGTGCCTGGCCGAGACCGAGCAGCGCGCCTGGTCCTCGCCGATCTTCGTGGACCACGCGGGTTGAATGCTATGGGAACGGCACCATGAATCTCCACGGTGAGCCCGCTTACGTCGGCCGCTTCTGCGGCTCGAGTTCGTACGAAGTGAGTCCGGAGGTCGCCGCGTTCTACGCGGACGCTCTCGACGACCCGACCCTGGCTGGTTCCGACGTGGCGCCGCCGTTGCTGTACCACTCCGAGTGCTACAAGTGGCTCGGCAATTGGTACCTGCAGAATCTCTTCGGCAATCTGCACGCGCAGCAGGACTGGGAGATGTTCTCTCCAGTTCGAGTGGGCTCGAAGATTCGCACGGTCTCCACCATCGTCGATCGCTTCGACAAGCGCGGTCGCAACTACGTTCTCAACGAAACCGACTTGTTCGACGAGGAAGATGGTCGCCTGCTCGTTCGCGGGCGCACACACCAATCGTTCCTCCCGCCGAAGAAAGACGGCGACGGGGACGGCTACGTCGTCGACAAGGATACGGCGAAGAAGAAGACGGCGCGCCCGCCCTTTCCGACGGCAACCGGCGCGGATCTGGAGTCCGTCACGAAACGAATCGACCAGCGTCGCTGTTGGATGTTCTCCGGCCCCGAGCGGAATTACCACAACGATCCGGTCGAGGCGGAGAAGCTCGGATTTCCGAACATCGTCGTGCAGGGGATGATGTCGACCTGCTTTGTCGCGCAGGTGATGCAGAACGCGTTCGGCCCGGGCTGGCACACGGGCGGCAAGATGGCACTCAAGCTCACGAACGTTCTGTGGGTCGATGAGCAGGTGACGGCGTTTGGTCGAATCCAAGATGAGGTGGCAGAGGGAGCGCAGACGCGCGTGCACTGCGAGGTTTGGGTCGACAAGGCAGACGGCACGCGCATCGCGCTCGGCACCGCGAGCGCTCTGCGCGAATGAGCCTCCGATCGGAGAGCTGATGGCGGACTTTGGCATCGACCGTCTCGAGTCGCTCGTGCGCGACGAAATGGCCGCGCGGGCGGCGGAGTCTTCGCCGGAATCGTACGGCGAACGCCTTCGCGCGATGAGTCGTCGTCCCGGGAAGTCGGGATCGGCCTCCCGGCGGGCGATGGGTCGGCTCGAGCGGGCTGCGCTTCGCGTGCTGCACGAAATTCGCAAGCGCCGATCGAGATGAAGGTCGTCCAGGTCATCAACGCCCTGGATCGCGCCGATGCAGTGTCTCTCTGCTTGCTCGAGACCGACCGCATGCTGCGCGAGCTCGGGCACGAGAGCGAGATCTACTACGAGTCGGCGCATCGCTCGCTGGCAGCCCGTGGTCGATCCGTCTCGCAGCTCCAACCGGATGCCGGCGACGTCGTTCTTTTTCACTACGCAGGGTACTCGAGGATTCTGTCGCGCGTCTCGCGCGTTCAAGGCAAGCGCGGTGTGGTGTTCCACAACGTGACGCCGGCGCACTTCTTCGAGGGTATTCCGGATACCTACGAGTTCTGTCAGCGGGCTGTGCGGCAGCTCCCCGAGCTGCCGACCTTGTTCGATTTCGGTGTCGGAGCCTCGGCCTTCAACGTCGAGACGTTGGCGGAACTCGGTTTCGAGCACACGAGGGTCCAGCCCATCGCTCAGGAGACGTCGGGGCTCGTCGAGGTTGAACCGGATCCGGCGGTGGTGCTGAAGTGGAACGACGGTTCGGTGAATGTACTCGTCGTCGCGCGCACCGCTCCGCACAAAGGTCTGCACTTTGCGGTCGAGGCCTTGCCCTCCATCGAGGCGGAACTCGGTCGGCGGGTGCGGCTCCTTCTGGTCGGCAAGACGTCTGGGTATGAGGCGTACCTGGAGCGACTGCACGGGATCATCGCGGCTGCGGGGCTGGAGGACCGAGTCGTTCTGACGGGCGAGGTTTCGAACCCGGAGTTGCGCGCGTACTACCAGTGCGCCGATGTTCTCCTGCAACTCAGCGAGCACGAGGGCTTCTGCGTGCCGCTGATCGAGGCGATGGCGTTTGGGTTGCCCGTCGTTGCGGCCGGCGCCGGCGCGGTTAGAGAGACCTTGGGCGGTGCGGGGATCCTGCTCGAGGATCGGTCACCGTCGGAAGTCGCGCGCGGCGTCGCGGAGGCGCTCGGGGCCGGTCGGGTGGAGCTTCTCGTAAGCCAGGAGGCGCGTGGGCGCGCCTTTTCTCGCCGCGCGGTTCAGGAATCGCTCGGGGACCTGCTCGCGTGGGTGGCGGGCGTACCTCGGCGGGACGCGCCGGTGCGGCTGCCGAGCGTTTCGGTGGTCGTGTGCACCTACAATCGCAGCCATGTTCTGGGGCGATGCCTCGAGGCGCTTCGGGAGGTCGACTATCCGGAGTTCGAGGTCGTTGTCGTCGAGGGTCCGTCGACCGACGCGACGGCGGAGGTCCTGGATCGCTATCCCGATGTCCGGCGCGTTCGGAATCCGGAGCGCAATCTTTCGATCTCGCGCAACGTGGGCATCGCCGCGAGCTCCGGCGAGATCGTCGCTTTCATCGACGATGATGCCGTTGCGGACTCCGGGTGGCTGCGCGCGCTGACGAGCGCGTTCGACGATCCTACGGTAGGCGCGGCCGGCGGCGACGTCTTCGGGCCGCGCGGGGACCACCTTCAGTTCTCCAACGGCATCCTCTCTCGCAACGGCCTCGTGATCGCCAAGCAGGAGAAGCCGGATGATCGCAACGACCCCGGCGCCGCGTGGTGCAATACGCTCATGGGGACGAACGCGGCCTTTCGCCGGAGGATCCTCGACGAGGTCGGCGGCTACGACGAGAATTACGAGTACTACCACGACGAGGCGGATCTCTGCGTGCGGGTCATCGATCGCGGTCATCGTGTCGAGCAGTGCCCCGATGCCGTCGTCTGGCATGGCTTCGAGCCGGGGACTTCACGCAAGAGTGCCTACGACGTCGACTTTACCATCGTCGTAAAGAACACGATCTACTTCGCGTTGCGGCACAATGGGTGGCGGCGTCGGCCCTGGCGGCTCCTCGGGCCGCTGGTCACGGTGCAGATCCACGTCGGGTGGACGCTGCGCCGCCTGGTCGAGCGGGAGATCGGTTTCTCGCACGCGGCCCGGTTGCTCGGTGGTTGGGGGCGCGGGGTGCGGCAGGGCTATCGAAAGGCGTTCACTGTGGAGGCGCGCTGTAATCTGGGCGGTCGCGTGCCCGAGGCGGCTCCGACGTCAGCTCCGTTCACACGCATCACTCGGTCCGCGGAGAAGCGCCCGCTCCACGTGGCGCTCTTGAGCCAGCAGTATCCGCCCGACGATTGCGGCGGCATCGGTGTCTACACCGAGCAGCTGGCACGAGGCTTGGTGGGGAAGGGGCACCGGGTGTCGGTATTGGCCGCCGGGAAGGCCGCGATCGATCGCGTGAACGGCGTCACGGTGTATCGGATCCCTACGGCCGAAGCGCCCGCCGGAATTCCGGCGGGCATGCGCGTGACGCGGAAGAACGTGGCGTACGGCCTCGGAGTGCAGGAGGTACTCTCGTGGCTCGTGCGAAGCGCGGATGTGCAGATCGTCGAGAGCCCGATCTGGGATGCGGAAGGGTACGCGGCGAGCCTCGCCGAGGACGTCCCACTGGTGCTGCGCCTCAACACCCCGATTGCGCTCGCCGCCGAGATGCAGGGGTGGAACTTCGACGCCGACCTGAAGCTCGCCTCGGAGCTCGAGTGGGCTCTGTTGCGGAACGCGCGAGGGGTGATCGATCCCTCGGGGACCATCGTCGAGACGATTGCGGCCAGGTTCGACGCACGCCCCGGGCAGGTTCCGGTCCGCACGATTCCGTTCGGGACACCGCTGCCGCCCGAGCCGGCGCTGCACGATGGAAGCGACGTCCGTTTTCTCTTCTTGGGGCGACTCGAACGAAGAAAGGGCATCGACACGTTGATGGAGGCGATCCCGCGGGTTCTCGAAGCTGCGCCGGGGGCGTTCTTCGATATCGCAGGCGATGGCGAGGCGGAGTTTGCTCCCGAGCGGCTGGTGGCGGGGCTCTCGGCGGAGCATCGCGCGCGCGTCCGGTTTCACGGCTTCGTCGGCGAAGAGGCGCGCGCGACGCTGTACGAAGAGTGCGACGTCTTCGTGGGGCCGTCGCGCTACGAGTCGTTCGGGATCGTGTACATCGAAGCCATGTCGTACGGCCGGCCCTGTATCGCTTGTGCGGTGGGTGGACCGACGCAGATCGTTCGCCACGAGGAGACCGGGCTGCTGGTGCCTCCGGCCGATTCCGATGCGCTCGGGGCGGCGCTCGTCGACCTCGCCCGGAACGCCGAGATGCGTCGCTCGATGGGCCGAGCGGCGCGGCAGAAAATTGAGGACGAGTATTCCGTGGAGCAGATGGTTCAGCGCACGATCGAGCTCTACGACGACGTGCTCGCCGCTTCGCCCGAGAGATCTTCGTAGACCTGTATCGTTTGCTCGGCGGCTCGCGTCCATGTGAAGCCGGCGGCACGTGCTCGGCCGTGCGCAATGCGGGGTGCGTTTCCCGCCTCGTTGGTCAGCACTTCGCCGAGTGCTGCGCTGAGCGCCGCGATGTCGTCCGGAGCGAACTGGAGAGCGGCGTCGCCCGCGACCTCGGGAAGCGACCCGCCGTTGCTGCACACCACGGGCGTGCCGACCGCCATGGCCTCTACGACGGGGAGCCCGAACCCTTCGTATCGCGACGGGAGGCAAAGGACGTCGGCGTTGCGATAGGCTTCGACGAGCGCGTCCTGGTCGAGGAGGCCTCTCCACTCGACCGCCTCTGCGACGCCCAACTCCGTCGCGCGTGTTGCGGGCTCGGGGAAGCGCCCGTCCTCGGGGCCTACGATGACGAGCTTCGCGTCGAATGGGAGGCGCGCGCGCGTCTGCGCAAAGCCTTCCACGAGGCCGACGAGATTCTTGTGGGGGTCGGAGCGCCCGACGAAGAGGATCGTGCGCGTCCTATCCTTCGGCCGCGCGCGGGCGGGGCCTGGACGGAACTCCGCACCGACCCCGCAGTGGATCGTACGGGTTCGTCGGGCGGCTTCGGCGGACAATCCCAAGCAGCGCACGACGTCTCGTCGTGAGACCTCGCTGACCGTCAGGATTCGCGCGGCGCGCTTACCGACCCGGCGCATGATCGCGTCGTAGAGCGGCGAGAGCCGGGCCTTCTTGGAGTTGGCTTCGGGGAACAGCATCGGGATCATGTCGTGAATCGTCGCTACGCACGGAATCTTCGTGCTGATCAGAGGGATCATGAAATTCGTGGAGTGAAATACATCGATGCGCTGCCGAACCAGCACGCGCGGGAGGCGAAGCTGCGATAACGGTGACATCGGTCCGTACGGCACCAGCAGCGTCTCGACGCCGGAGGTCTCCAGCCGGGCGTCGCGAAGAACGCGCGCCCGGAGGTCGCCGTCGTCGAACAGGAGCACGAACGTATGCTCGGCCTGGGTGATTCGAACCAGATGCTCGATCAGTTGGAGCGTGTACGTCCCGATGCCGGACGCCTCGTGGCGGATCCAGCGTGCGTCGATGCCGATTCTCATGTGCCGGCCGGGGCCCGTACGCGGGCTAGGGTTCCTCGAACTCTCCCACGACGACCCCCGGGCTGAGCGACCCGCCGGCGCCGAAGAAGTACTCCTTGTACTTCGTGAAGCGGCCCTGCAGGTGCTCGTCGATCTGCTCCTGGGTGTAGTCGAGTCCCCCGAGGACAGGGATGTCTGCGGCTTCCGCCTTCTGCTTGGTCGCGTCGACGTCTTCGACGGCGAAGATCACGCCAGCGAGGCCTTCGCCGTTGGTCTCGAGGAAGGTCCGGATGCGGCTATCGCGCCCGTCGACCGGCGACACGAGCTCGATGCCCGCGTTCCAGGAGATCGAGCACCGGACGCCGTACGCTTCCGCGTCAGCGTCGTTTACCGGCTCGAACTTCGCGCCGAGGAGTTTCGTGTAGAACTCCTTCCCCTTCTCGAGGTCCCAGACCGCCATCGTGACTCGGTTGACGCCGCGCTGTTTCATCGCTGGGGATCGTATCGGAGTACGATCGCAGCGCAATGCATCGGTTTTTGATAAAAGGGGACCCGTGAAGCTGTGCTTGATCCTGGTGATGGTGGCGGGGTTGGTCGGCGGGTGTACGAAGCCGGCCCCGAACTTGGGCAGTGCCGGGGACCCGGCGCGCGGACGGAGCATCGCTGCGATTGCGGGTGGCTGCGGCTGTCACACGCCGGAGAAGGGGCCCGTCGGCGCGGGAGGCGTGGAGATCGAGACCCCGTTTGGGCTCTTCTACTCGACGAACATTACGAGCGATACGAAGGCCGGGATCGGCGACTGGACCGACCCCGAGATAGAAGGAGCGTTGCGACGCGGGATCCTGCGGGACGGCTCGGTGGAATCACCGGTCATGCCGTACTACCGCTACGCCGGTATGGCGGATCAGGACGTGCGCGATCTGATCGCCTGGCTGCGGACGCTCCCCGCGTCGTCCGAAGTGAATCGACCGGCCGACGTGAGCTTGCCTCTCCCGCGCCTCGCCTTCTGGGGTTGGCGCACGCTCTTCGCGTCGGGTGTCACGGCTCCCGCGACGGCTCCGGCTGCGGGCGTCGAGCGGGGGGAGTACCTCGTCCAGTCCGTCGCGATCTGTGGTGACTGCCATACACCGCGCGACGTCTTGGGAAGGGCCGACGAGGCGCTGTACCTGGCCGGCTCCAAGGACGGTCCGCTCGGCGGCGTGCCGAATATCACGCCCGACCAGAAGACCGGTGTCGGAGACTGGGATGAGAGCGACATGGTCGCGCTCCTGCAGGACGGGATGCAGCCCGACATGGACAACGTGCAGGGAAAGATGGCGGACGTCGTCGACGGCATCGCCGGCGGCCCCGGATACTTCGATGCGCCCGAGGCCGACTTCACGGCGATCGCGGCATACTTGAAGACGGTGCCGCCGATCTTTCACGACGTGGGGGACTAGCTCCCGACCGCTAGCCCTGCGTGATGGGGATGTGGCCGGGCTGGTCGGCCACCCTTGTGATCCAGCCCTGGATGTTCGGATAGGGGTCGAGTTCGAACCCGCCTTCGGGCGCGACGTGGGTGTAGGCGAACAGCGCGATGTCGGCGATCGTGTACCGGCGTCCGACGAAGAAGTCGTTCTTCGCGAGATGGGTCTCCATGACGGCGAGAGCCTCGTGGCCGAGGCGGTACTTCTCCTCGAGGCGCGCCCGGCGCTCGTCGGTGAGTTCGAGGTGTTGGATCCAGTGGCGTGACGTCGCGATGTTAGGCTCGTGGTTGTACTGCTCGAAGAACATCCACTGCAGGACCCGCGCGCGGTCGAGGCTCCGGTCCGGAAGAAATGGCGTGCCGTCGGCCAGGAAGAAGAGGATCGCGTTGGATTCGGCGAGGTGAACGCCCTCGTCGGTCTCGAGTAGCGGGATGCGACCGTTGGGATTCTTCTCCAGGTAGGCGTCGGTGCGCGTCGCGCCATCCACGATGTCGAGTTCGATGCGTTCGAACGGGACGTCGAGTTGGGTCAGCAGCAGCCGGATCTTGTAGCCGTTTCCGGAGGGCAGGTAGTCGTACAGGCGCATGGAGCTGACGTACCACCTCGCGGGTGGTTCGAGGAGCCGTGTTTTCGACCCTGGAAATCCTTCCCCGTCCGTCTCGTCCGGGCTGGAGGGCGGGTCGTGGTCACCAAGGAAGTTCGGATTGCCGTCGACGATCGGATCGGCGAGGTGAGTGGGCTGCTCGACCGCCCGCGACGCTGCGCTACCAATTCCCGTACATGGAGAAGGGGGGCAGGCGGCCCGACTCGAAGAAGGTGCTGCTCGCAAACGTGCGAGCGGTGGCGGCGTTCGGGGTGAAGAGCGCGCGGATCATTTCCAGGACGTCCGCGGTCCGATGCTGTTTCTGCAAGGGACGCGTGACTCGCTCGCGGATCTCGATTCGATCAAAGGGATTGCCAAGGGGCTCGGGAAGCGCGGCAAGATCCACGTCGTCGAAGGCGGGGGTCATTCCTTTCACGTCCTGAAGCGCTCGGGTCGGGCGGACGAGGAAGCGCTCGACGAGCTTGCGGAGCCGATCGCGTTTTTCGTAGCGGTCTGAGGACAGCAGGTTCCATGCGTGTCGCCGCTGGACCGGCCGAGGTAAAACGTGCTCTGCTAGGGCGCGATGGTTCGCCTAACGCGACGACGGTTTCTCGAGCTTGCCAGCGCGACGGGAGCGGCGGCGTCGTTCCCCTGGGTGAGCGGTTGTAGCGACGCCGATCTGTCGCAGTCCGCGGCGCGCTTCTTCACGGACGACGAGCGGCGGGTGGTCCGTGCGATGGCCGGCGCGATCGTGCCGGAAGATGATCTTTCGGTCGGCGCGGTCGTGACGGACGCCGTCGAGTTCATCGATCGCTGGCTCGCGGCGTTCGAGAACGATCCGCCCGGAATCTATCGGTCCGGGCCGTTCAGCGGCCGGACACCATTTCCCGATCCTGCGACCGGGCTGCCCGGCCGCGAGTATCCCGCGAACGACTTCCTCGAGGTCTTGCCGCTCACGCGAATGCAGGATCTGGCGTTTCGGATCGAGTTGTACGGCTCGGGTGCGGTGCCGGGCGGCGACATCAATGCGCCGCTGGTACCGTCGACGCCGGGTCGGCGCGCGGACTATCGGGCAACGGTGGCCGCCTGGCGCGACGCGGCGTCGTCTCTCGGAGTCGATTCGTTCGAGGCGGTTGACGACGAGCAAAAGCTCGGGGTGTTCGCCGAGACTGATCCTGGGTTCCGGTCGGCGTTCTTGCACGACGTCGCGCAGGGCATGTTTTCGGCGCCGGAGTACGGGGGTAATCGAGACGGGCTTGGATGGCGCGACTACGACTACGACGGCGATAGCCAGCCGCTCGGCTACACGTTGTTCGGCCCCGACGGTGAGCCGTTCGATCACCCCGACCGGCCGAACCAAACGGCTGACCCTGCGCGTCCGGCGCGTGCCTTCTCCCCGGAAGTCGAGAGCTTCATCGAGGCGATCACGATCGGGCAGGGCGGTAGGCGGTTCTTCTGATGAGCCTGCCGTCCGGCGTTCCGAACGTTCTGGGGGATACAGCGCTCGACCGCTTCGACGTCGTGCTCGTGGGCAGCGGGGCCGGGGGCGGCGCAGCCGCACGCGTTCTTGCGACGAACGGTCTCAAGGTGTGCATCCTCGAGGCCGGCAACAACTACTTCGTGGGGCTCGACGATCCGGCACCCGGGATGCCGCGCCCGCTCTTCTCGAACGACGAGCTGAAGCTGACCTCGCGCGGGCTGATTCACCAGCAGGCCCGGGTGGAACCGCGAACGTTTCGCCCCTCGGCAGAGGCCGGCGCGCGTGCATTGATCGGTGAGGTCAATAATCTTCCGAAGACCGTCGGCGGGGCCTGGGTGCACGCGGACATGCAAACCCCGCGCTTTCAGGAGTTCGACTTCCGACTCGGGCGCGATCTCGGGGGCGTGGCCGGTGCGAGCTTCGTGGACTGGCCGCTCTCGTACGACGAGCTCGAGCCTTACTACGCGGCCATGGAGCGGCTCGAAGGGGTGCAGGGGGAAGCCGGCGCGGACCCGTTCGCGTCGCCCCGATCCGCGCCGTACCCCATGCCGCCCGGTCCGACGATGTACGTGTCCGAGGTGTTGGCGGAGGGTTCACTGCGTCGGGGGTTGCAGCCGTTTCCGTACCCCGGGGCTCGTGCGTCGCGCCCATACCGCGGGCGTCCCGCGTGCAACGATTGCGGTTTTTGCTCCAAGTACGGGTGCCCGACCAACGCGAAGGGGTCAGTGGCGCTGCTGCGGGACGCGCTTCTCACCGGGAACGTGCAAGTGCGGTTCAATTCGGCGGCGACGCGGCTCGAAGCGGATTCTACCGGACGTCGCGTCGTGGGCGTGCACTACCTGGACTCCGACGGGAACCCCGCGGTCGTACGCGGCGATCGCTACATGCTGGCCGCGAGTGCGATCGAGTCTGCGCGGCTGTGTCTGCTCTCGGATCCGGGCGGGCCCGGGCTCGGGAACTCGTCGGGCGAGGTCGGCCGGAATCTCATGTTCCACCACCAGACGGTCTCGGTGGGGGTGTACCAGGAGGATTTCCACGGTGAGCGGGGGCGCTCGGTGACGGCGGGCTTCACGGATTTTCGTGGCGTGCCCGGGGATCCGGCCCGGCCCCTTGGGGGCATAGTCGAATTTGGGACGAACTCCGAGAAGATCGTGGACGCCCTGATCTACATGATCGACCTCGGGTTCACCGGGGCGACGCTGAAGAACTTCATGCGCGACAGCCCTCTGGGTTCCAGCATCGGCGCTCTCATCATGCAGGGAGAAGATGCGCCGCGGTCGACCAACCGAGTCGATCTCGACCCCGACGTGCGTGATTTGAACGGACTGCCGGTGCCGCGCATCACATACGAACCGCACGCCTTCGAACTCGAGGCGCGCAACGTCTACGGGCCGCGGTTGATCGACATCCACCAGGCGGCTGGGGCTCAGTTCGGGTTCGTCGCGCCGATCTACGAGGGCGGGGCGACGCCGAGCAGTCGACACATCCTCGGCACGCTACGGATGGGCAACGATCCCCTGACGTCGGTCACCGACCGTTTCGGTCGGTTTCACGATGTGGACAATCTCTACTCGGCCGATGGAGCGCCGCTTCCGACTTCGTCCGGATACAACCCGACACTCACGCTTCAGGCGCTGGCGAGTCGCACCGCGGGGGCGATCGTCGAT from Candidatus Binatia bacterium includes these protein-coding regions:
- a CDS encoding GMC family oxidoreductase, coding for MSLPSGVPNVLGDTALDRFDVVLVGSGAGGGAAARVLATNGLKVCILEAGNNYFVGLDDPAPGMPRPLFSNDELKLTSRGLIHQQARVEPRTFRPSAEAGARALIGEVNNLPKTVGGAWVHADMQTPRFQEFDFRLGRDLGGVAGASFVDWPLSYDELEPYYAAMERLEGVQGEAGADPFASPRSAPYPMPPGPTMYVSEVLAEGSLRRGLQPFPYPGARASRPYRGRPACNDCGFCSKYGCPTNAKGSVALLRDALLTGNVQVRFNSAATRLEADSTGRRVVGVHYLDSDGNPAVVRGDRYMLAASAIESARLCLLSDPGGPGLGNSSGEVGRNLMFHHQTVSVGVYQEDFHGERGRSVTAGFTDFRGVPGDPARPLGGIVEFGTNSEKIVDALIYMIDLGFTGATLKNFMRDSPLGSSIGALIMQGEDAPRSTNRVDLDPDVRDLNGLPVPRITYEPHAFELEARNVYGPRLIDIHQAAGAQFGFVAPIYEGGATPSSRHILGTLRMGNDPLTSVTDRFGRFHDVDNLYSADGAPLPTSSGYNPTLTLQALASRTAGAIVDPLRPEAVIERDSEI